The Melitaea cinxia chromosome 9, ilMelCinx1.1, whole genome shotgun sequence DNA segment tcttgcgaactgtcaaatGCGTAAAATTTGAATAGTCGTTATGAAACTGACATTTtcctattttaaaaaacaaaataaatagacaaatagaactttttacaaagtattaaaaaacttgTTACAAAGGAGGCCGAATTGATTCAGCTGTTCGGGGTTCGCTCtaagcaacacattcagcgattcattttttttaaatatgaggaatataaaaaataataagttcgTAATGAACTAAAAAATTTACCCGTTGATAAGACTGTTCGCTTCTGATAAGTGGTATTGGCATTTATGTTGCATTTAAAATTCCTAACGTATCGAGGATGTAAGTTTGTTTTTGCTCCTGTTATGTTTTCTGTAATGttgttacataatattaatgtatattttttgagttttgttttaatttgagccatttttttttttttgtgaacacGTTACCGCGATAAACGCATAAGCATATTCACACAAAGTTGTGAACTAacaaaacgtaaaattatatGTAGGTACAATTACGTCGCTCTTTATAGgatcataaataataagtataagaCTCTATTTATGACTTCAATGAGATTGCCAACCGGATACAATAATAGTTCGTTATTTACGATTAAAGGCGAACTTTGTTAATACATGCATGTTTTAATTTACATGTTTCGTTTTGTCTGTTTTGTACTGTTAAGTTAATGGTGACGTTGGGGGATTTGTATTTTTTGCAGACTTCATAAAATGAGGTTCTTAATTTCATTGTATattttgtgtgttacctcagaacttttgactgggtggatcgattttgatgttttttttaatactctaaatttaattgaaatctgataagtacttttcgagttatatcaataaaacgcatttacttgacaattCTTTCCTCTACGCTGTAcccattacttgtcgatgtaactgttaatctttttttgtttttaacaaaatttattttatttaaacagtttAAAGAGTTTACATAAGTATGTTAGtgtgacatttaaaaatagttattgaaTAACGTCGTCTGTTGCTAATGCAGTTGCTGTATTtcaaatttagtatttataaatatgtaaagaatttcgtttttaatattcattgcaCGTAAAAATCTTTGTGCAAATATCTGCATTTATTATTTCTGTTCCGTAATGTGTTCGAACGCTATTGTTATGCTAATACGAATCTTTGTTTCTTATTTCGAGGAAATATTACAATCTGTTTAGTATATCGATACGAacatatcgatggctcctaagtatactgagtcaactaacaacttttgactattaaatttttttaagatattaataacatttacttcatttcctatctacctatgtaacaaaaaaataaagttattagaagtagagttgactcagcatacttaggagccatcgatatatCGATGTACGATTTAATGTAGTTAGTTTATAAAGGATATATAAGGACTTACTTGCCGAACAATGGATGCCAGAGGTGAAATGATGTAGGGTCGTGCGGGTGCGGCGGCAGGTGTGGTGGTGGCTCCCCAAGAGGTGTGGTGCTGCCGACCTCGGGCTCGTCGCGTCGGCGGCCCATCGCCGACGTCGGCGTCGACGACTGACGCCGTGAGGACCCTACACCCGAAGCCGCCGCCGCGGACGGCTCCAATAAATTATGCAGTGATTTCACACTAATCCTGGGCCTCGGAGACTCCTGTGACGTACTACTCCGCTGACCTTGCGATTCAGACTGCTTCACGGATTGAAGATAATTGTTATTAGGATAGTATGGTGAACTGGGACTTTTCTGTTGTTGCGTACGCAGCGACCTCTGATTTCCCATCATTTGAGGGTTGAAGTATGGTATTTGCAATCCGGGTAGCGGCATGTTTGGTCTGATGTTTGGATTCATCCCTGGATACATGCCCTGGAGGAAAGGATTGTGGGGCATCGACCGTTGGTTGTTGTAGTTGTGAGCGATCGGACTTGTTCGAGCCGATGAGTGAGTTTTGTTTTGTTGATTTTTCGTCGAATGAACGAACGGATTTTGAACATCACTggatttagataattctttcaTCTGATCAGCCGTTGTAGTAGCTTTGGGTCTCTGTGACGCTGAGGCGTTCGCGTGCGACATAGCTTCCTGCCACATCGCGAACTGGAGGCGGTTATCGTAATCCATCGTCGGCATCATAGGAAATCCGCCTTGACCCATAAACCGTGATGAGGGGTTAAACATTTGCGAGAGGTCGGGATAGTTAGAGCCACTGTAACCGGATGAATTTAAAGCTTTTAAGAAGTCCATATTTTGCGAACACGCCGCCATCGCTTCCAACTGACTCAGGTACGGGAGCCACAGCATTTGGTTAAGAGCAGCGGACGTGGCCGCGTCAATCTCTCCAGCGAGAGCGTCCATCGAAGGTATAGGCTTAGGTTGATCCGGCTGCGCTGCACTCCCCTGCTCTGTGTTCGTGGAGCTCTTTGATGACGAACTGGGTTTTGATTCCTTATCTTTCTTTGAAGAAGATAAATTTTTCTcgtcatttattaaaatattttctagttGCTCTAATGATATGACAATTATATCGGGATCCTGTAAAACAGCGGGGTAGCGAAACGCATCCGGGATTCTCAGTTCCGGCCTCTGTAGAAGTAAGGCCGGTATTTCAGTGCCAGGGGCCTCgagaatttgatttattttatttttaggaactAATATAGGGTCCGGAATATTGAAATCAGGATTTGATCTTAAGTTTAGCAATTGTTTTAAAGGACTTAATTCATCACTGGgcttattaacatttttatcagATTTTTTCGTAACTGGTTCCTCACTACACTTATTAAAAACTTTGCTAACTTTTGCTAAGTCTTCCGTAGACTCGCGTCTCTGCTTTTTCTCTTGAGGTTCACCGAATTCTTTGTTGAGTTTTCTCATTTCATCCGAACAACTGGATACGGTCGGACTGGCTGACTTTCTATGTTTACCTAAATTCAAAGGCTCACACTGTTGTTTGGTTATCGTAACCTCTGATGTATACATTTTTGGAGATGGCGAAGATAGGAGCGTTTCTAAGAACAAAGTTTGTTTACTCTTAGTCATTGGCATGGTAAATATTTCAGGTGATGAGGGCACGGCTGGTATTCCGCTGGGCTGTGGCGACTGCATTGCGTCCGACTCCCTTGATGGTGCTCGAGGTATATCTATCCTTCGCGGCGAAGCATGCGGAGTAGGTAACCGTCTATGTACAGTTAAATCTTTAGGTTGTTCATCACTTTTAACCGACATGTTATCTTCAATGTTCGATGTATCTATATCACTTGCAAGTAAATGAGGTGTTGTAGCtttatttgcattttttataCTTAGATCAGTAGGTGTTAATTCTTCACTGGCAGTCGATTCATCGAGATCTTCTTTGATATATTCCGCATTACTGTCTTCAGGAGCTGCTGGTAATTCTTGTTTTTCATCTGGATCATGGCATCTATCAGCTAGGTCATCGTGTTCAGTTTCTGTTTTTTCACTATGTTCACTATGTTGTGTGCAGTCCATGGTTACTTCTTCATGAATAGTCTCACTAAGTGCATTGATCTCATTGTGATCAGGCAATGACTCCATTTGATCTTCGTCGTACGTTTTACTATCTGAATAATCGTCGTGTGAATCAGATACATGTTCGGTATACACTGAATTTGTGATTTCAACTTCAGATTTTTCAGCATTCTCATCGTACTCTATAtggtttttttcattaacttctTGCATTTCAGAAGCAGCCGCTAAGGTTTCCATTGCACTTTCCGTTGTATTCTCAGTACCAAAAACTTCTTCTGTCATATAAGTTTGTTCTATGGCTTGTTGATGCTCTGCTTGAGCAAGATGGTCTCCTATATGATGTAAATGCAACAGTCCTTGTGCTGCGCTAATACTGCTATCTCCCGGTGACTCTAGCGTTTGCTCGAGCCTGTTTATAATATCAGAAACTGGTTCATTGCTCAAGAGCATATGTTCTTCTTCCTCCGTATACTCGCCGGATCCGTGCACTAAGTGAGCCAGTTTATCAAGTGCCTGACCGAGTATTTGATTATCTTCGCAGCCTTTTTCTACTAATGATTCCAGCAGCGCCTCGTCGTGTGGTTCCCCGAGCTCCGGCAAGTAATGAGCTTCGCTTATAGTTTCGAAAAGATCTTTATGTGCACCTATGTCACCTGCATACTCCTCGGAACGATCAGGCGGCGCCTTGCGCTCGAAGTACATAGACTCTTCGGCTCGCTTCGCTTCTCCGAGTTCGAAAGACATGACGTCGCGAGCGACCTCCTCGGCCGGTAAAAAAGTATAAGATGCCGGACTCTCTAAATCGAGAAGTCGCTCGCTGCGCTGTTGATTGAATTCGAGTTCGGCCACCGCCAGCAGATTATCGAGTGGCGTCGGTTCCGCAagcggcggcggcggccgcGGCACCGCGATGGTGTGCGACGGGATATGGGACTCCAGGTCGGGCTGCAGCCACGTGGCAGGCTGGGCGCGCGGCGGGGGCGCGGGCTCCTCGGGCAGCGCGGCGGAGCGCGCGCGGCGCCGCGAGCGGTTGCAGCGTCTGCGGCGCCGGCGCTCCCGCGGACCGCGCTGGCGAGGCTGCGGCGCCGGGGGAGGGGGCACGCGGATCGAGTTGTAGATCTCGGTGCGCGGGATCACACGCCAGCCGGACGGGGTGCGCGCTATTCGGATACGGTTGCGCGGGTCGTAGTCCTCGCAGCGGACCTCCTGCACGGTGCCGTTGAGCTGGCGCGCCCACAGGAACACTGGTCGCAGGCGCGGGGGCGGAGGTGCAGGCGAGGGCGACAGCGCGGGCGCGGCACTGCGCGCGCGGCGCCGGTGGGGCGCGGGGAGGGCGCGGGGCGGGGGCGCGCTGCGGCCGCGCGCGGCATCGAGGCGGGCGGCGCGAGGCTCGCCGCCGCCGCCGGGAGCACGCGGAGACACTCCGGCCGCCGCAAGACACTCTCAGGCGACGACCGCGCGGACGCGGCCCCGAGGCGGACTGGCGGCCGGCGCTCGCCCCGCCCCGCGGCCCGCGCCCGCGCGCCCCGCCCAGCATCGATCCGCGCCGCCTGCACGCCCTGCACCCGCACGTAAACACGCCGCCCGCCACCCCGCGCCGCCCCGCGCCGCGCTGCGTGCCCTCGTTAATCTTAAATCCATATCTGTGCGCCGCGGCGCCGGTCGGAGCGAGAGCCGCCCCCGGCCGGACCCGCGAGCCCTGCTGCCGGACGCGCTcttcactttttaaaaaaaaattatttaatcacCGCCGCACATAATAATTGACACCGCTAACGCAACACTCGAGTCGCTCTGACCGTCGACCCCGTGTGACATCGTATGTAGCGTACGCTCGCGCTCAACGAGTTTCCCGAACTATAGAGCGTATCTTACGATCGTTACCGAACGTCAGACGCATATTTATGCGGTGTTCCGTCTGCCGGAACCACAAGGCTGAGGGTAATTGGCTCCGGTAACGATCTCTAATCCGGGGGCATCGGACCACAGTCTACGCTTTGCGGTCAAACGACAATTTAACGCAAAGCTTATGACATTAGCAGTTTGATGCACAGAATTGTAGAACTTGAGTAGCTTCcgatttactttaatttaaacaGTTCCGGgcaaatttagtaaatttaatttagcaaATAAATAACCTAAATAAATACAATGGGTATAGAACTTTAGTGTAATTTTTGATTCCAATTCAATGCACATTTAaactaatgaaaataaaatcatttctaTCAATTAGAGATGGCGCCATTAGTACCTTCTTGCAATGGAACATAATGGAACAACGTATACTACGTACTTTTTACTTTGAAAGATAGATGGCGTTTAaagtaaatgttaattttatatatttacaaaataaaattgctgTTAGAAATGATTAGGAAAGTATCAAAAAAAGTTGTGTGATatcttttttttacgttttcgtCAATCgactacgaaaaaaaaacatttaatttataagtattagtGGTAGGTAGTTAAAGAAATAGGGATCGTCCAATTACCACGTTTTTAAGCAAGGATGGATCcccttaataaaaatgtaaaatttcctgcttaaaatatggagcagcccgactagggtagtacctcgaccttacagaagattgcagctaaataacaatgttttcaagcagtgttgttactgttggtgagtaaggtgaccagagctgctggggGAACTGGGAATGGGGTCGACAACGCgcatgcgatgcttctggtgttgcagacgtctataagcttacgtctataagctatagttaaattaaaaaaaaatgtatacggtGTATAGAATTGACACGAAGAAAAAATGTCTAGCAGTTTGTTACTATTGCTTACATGGCACGTAGACAAATAATTAAAGCCATTATTGCATGTAAGcctgttaataaaaataattatttaatacaatcaataaaaataagataattgtgtttgctcacaaacgaaaaaaatcgatttcaattacatagacaagacATACAACCAAAGAAGCaagccaaaagaagtataacttcaaagtACAATGgacttgagaacctcctttcgttgaactcggttaaaaatgtacatCTTTTTTGTTTACGTATATGTAGATATAGAGCACGCTAGTTATCACTTATTTTCCCGTTGTTACTTTATGCTGTAAAAGACAAGCAAGACAGCGTAATTAGTAATTACAGACGTGAGACAATCTTGTTCCCACAGCTGTTATCGTTAGTAACGTATTGTGCGAGTACCTAATACCTTCTTATTACATAAGAGGTCATCCATTAAACACGTAAGACTCGAAGGTGGGCGAGGAGTTcggaaaaataattgtatttgcaggcaaacgaagaataaccgacttcaattatatcgacaagtaatacaacataggtagacgaaaaaatagtcaagtaaatacgcattatcaaagattactcaaaaagttgtaatcagatctcgatgaaatttaaatgtgcccacatgataaacaccggctttcgattaaattaaaaaccatcaaaatcggtacacccagtaaaaagatatgcggattttcaagggtttccctctatttctctgggatccaatcatcagatcttggtttccttatcatggtaccacacatggggtatcttctttccaacaaaaaaagaattatcgaaatcggttcataaacgacggagttatccccgaacatacataaaatatgtatacggtcggattgagtaaccttctcctttttttttgaagtcggttaaaaacaagaaAGTTCACAAGAAGGGAGTAGGCGCTATAAAGAGATATCACatgtgtttatttttctttgaacGCACGACTTCTAATTAGacgaaaaaaacaatcaacaaacTTGCCTGTCTAAAAATTAGTATCACGATGCTTaatttttaccacgcttttttattagcttggattgtatgtatatacatacatacaaagtaatggaatctttgagcataattttcactaaaaataaattatagtttaaaaaaacaaaaaaaaaacacgcttttatagctaaactaaaaagtagaaaataatttttaattacaaagagtttatattacagtagtagaagatcgaacaatcaatcataattaattacttctaaataaaattataataaaatttaacttattatGAGAATAACACGTACGAACAAACAACATAGTGAGCTATATTATCCACTAGAGGGCAATAggaatttattctttataaattatttttaatgattgttgttttaatcgaaagccgatgtttgtctAGTGGTCCCGTtttaatttgatcaagatctgatgactactttttgaataatctttgataatgcggatttacttgactattttgcatcaaattacgttgtattacttgtcaatgtaattgaagtcggtttttttcgtttgcgagtaaacaaaattatatataacgaaaataaaaacaacagtattaagatcaattttattttattatattttctgtttttttcgtATCCTTCTTTCAGTTTCTATTTTGTAACCGTGTATAGTATTCAACAGATATAGAGAACCGACTACAATAACTATGGTAGTGACACTCGCCACTAGGTAGTAATGATCTGTATTACCAATTGGTACGTCCCAAAATAACGTGTCAGTGACCTGAAACCAATTATTAACACAATTAGCTTGTATGTGCAAATTCGTATACGATATTTTAGAATTGAATCACcatattattacattaacaCAACCAATATATCAAAAACggtatcaaaaaatataaacataataaattttatagaaaatcaATTCTATACATTGaagatatttcaatattttaatttttgaatacaCCTTACTGAAGCCATAACtgcatttttttatctttaaaaatgttataaggcttgtggaatgaaaaaatataaatggagTGAAATCATCTGAAAAAGAAACTCTGACCTGCCCAATGGAAAAAAATCTCACAaacctcataaaacatggacaaatgtaGACCAATTCTCATAGATCTCATAACTCGGTATAAGAATTTGGTCTGtatttgtccatattttatgacgttttatgagatttttttccatagggtgtACAGAGGAGAGAAGATTTATATCACATTAATTGTTCTTAACACGTTGAACGTCGTGGGAATCACCAGTTGGACCTCACTTATATAGTCGATTGTGCCAGCTTAAAATCgcctatttacaaaattttaatgataagtttttattgcactacTATACTCATTCTTAATAAACTAACTTAGTTTTCACAACACTATCTGAGATATTTTtctaagtcatattttttaagttgctCACGGACATGTGATATCCCCGCGGAACCAACGGAACAATTGTGTCGACTACATGGCTcaaacagaaaaactaaaaaatcaaggCGGCGTTAAAGGTGTTAGGGAGTAAACTACAATCGCGCTTCGGAGccgaaaaatttttttatctttatttgtctgtaataaaattgttacgaTTAACATATCTACGCCAGCGACATCTATTGATAAAACTTGTAAGTAAAAACTTTATCTTGGAAACTAAATGTTGCTCACGACTTCGTTCGCaatgaattttttatgttattttacatGTTACGCTATCAATAGGAATACAGTCTTGTAGCATAATGTTACATAGCGTATAGTTTTGTTTGCTAAGTAGACTGTAAGGTACTTAAGAATTTTTTCATTCAACAAAaactagttttatattattagtaaatcgtttaaatttacattgacaagtttGTTACCTTAGATTTTACAACAATAGTTTATCAAATATATACCAACCATTATCGCAGGTACTTCTCTCCAAGGACACGACTCCTTAGAAACGCCTTTTGCACAGAAATTGTTCGCAGGAGCATCAGAAGGAAAATCACATACATTGAGTTTTCTATCTGGgcacattaaatttaatttcggaGGCCCGATTATGTTTCTGactgttctaaaataaaaacaatattttattattatataatttgtagggctaaaaacaaataaacaaatgataTGGAAAACTTTGCCTTTTAAGTAAAATGATGcaatatataacttaaaaaagccgaccgatggcgggataaccacccaactgctggctttgaaatacacaggccgaagaagtgcagcaacgtcttcggtgcgacaaagccagccccgcgatcaccaacccgcctgcccagcgtggtgactatgggcaaaacacatgagttcacgccatttttggcacgaacttgtggaggcctatgtccagccgtgcatatatttatttggactatttcattatatattataaaatatactattactCACCCTCCACCACGGCTAGCATGATGATATCTAGCGTGCACTGGAATGTAAATATGTGTTTTGCTTCGCTCCACCTTACTAAACAATTGAATTGTAATAGGACTAGCATCTTTGGCTGGCTGCTCTATATTGACTGGCGTTTTGAATATTGTGTGtatctgaaaaataaattattttattaacaaaattttacttACAACTAACTGACtcgaaattttcaaaattttattattttaaaacattttacaaaggattaaaaaacttaaaaaaacacatttgttTACAcaaagcacactcttttttttttttttttgttgaaaagatcattattttacatttttgtcttgcataatattttcatgtagcagttttaaggtaaaataatatattaatattgttatttataaagaacatgtataaattataacataaatcCTAGTCTCCTGAATAtctaaaaactattttgtattttgctggtatattataataaacacctgtatggccaatacaaatgtttgtcatgtgcggggatcgaacccacaacatCCAGCGCaacgtggattaagctctgatccttctcctacatggggaaagaggcctatgcccagtagtgagatgtAACATGCTGAAGCATAAttacaacaaataattatttttaaaatattatacatatttacaattcacaacttaagaactaaatatttacagatagttttgatataaatcatgtccgcgtggaattgtgccaagaatgctggcagcatttccccgttgaatcgctatgccgattctctgggcaaaaaatgcaccagccctcttgtcaccagtggtggcaataaggcgaggtgttatct contains these protein-coding regions:
- the LOC123656173 gene encoding uncharacterized protein LOC123656173 gives rise to the protein MDLRLTRARSAARGGAGWRAACLRAGAGRAGGADRCWAGRAGAGRGAGRAPAAMSPRAPGGGGEPRAARLDAARGRSAPPPRALPAPHRRRARSAAPALSPSPAPPPPRLRPVFLWARQLNGTVQEVRCEDYDPRNRIRIARTPSGWRVIPRTEIYNSIRVPPPPAPQPRQRGPRERRRRRRCNRSRRRARSAALPEEPAPPPRAQPATWLQPDLESHIPSHTIAVPRPPPPLAEPTPLDNLLAVAELEFNQQRSERLLDLESPASYTFLPAEEVARDVMSFELGEAKRAEESMYFERKAPPDRSEEYAGDIGAHKDLFETISEAHYLPELGEPHDEALLESLVEKGCEDNQILGQALDKLAHLVHGSGEYTEEEEHMLLSNEPVSDIINRLEQTLESPGDSSISAAQGLLHLHHIGDHLAQAEHQQAIEQTYMTEEVFGTENTTESAMETLAAASEMQEVNEKNHIEYDENAEKSEVEITNSVYTEHVSDSHDDYSDSKTYDEDQMESLPDHNEINALSETIHEEVTMDCTQHSEHSEKTETEHDDLADRCHDPDEKQELPAAPEDSNAEYIKEDLDESTASEELTPTDLSIKNANKATTPHLLASDIDTSNIEDNMSVKSDEQPKDLTVHRRLPTPHASPRRIDIPRAPSRESDAMQSPQPSGIPAVPSSPEIFTMPMTKSKQTLFLETLLSSPSPKMYTSEVTITKQQCEPLNLGKHRKSASPTVSSCSDEMRKLNKEFGEPQEKKQRRESTEDLAKVSKVFNKCSEEPVTKKSDKNVNKPSDELSPLKQLLNLRSNPDFNIPDPILVPKNKINQILEAPGTEIPALLLQRPELRIPDAFRYPAVLQDPDIIVISLEQLENILINDEKNLSSSKKDKESKPSSSSKSSTNTEQGSAAQPDQPKPIPSMDALAGEIDAATSAALNQMLWLPYLSQLEAMAACSQNMDFLKALNSSGYSGSNYPDLSQMFNPSSRFMGQGGFPMMPTMDYDNRLQFAMWQEAMSHANASASQRPKATTTADQMKELSKSSDVQNPFVHSTKNQQNKTHSSARTSPIAHNYNNQRSMPHNPFLQGMYPGMNPNIRPNMPLPGLQIPYFNPQMMGNQRSLRTQQQKSPSSPYYPNNNYLQSVKQSESQGQRSSTSQESPRPRISVKSLHNLLEPSAAAASGVGSSRRQSSTPTSAMGRRRDEPEVGSTTPLGEPPPHLPPHPHDPTSFHLWHPLFGK
- the LOC123656217 gene encoding phosphatidylinositol-glycan biosynthesis class X protein-like — translated: MMAVNNALNVFIYVLFLNRIQCKLCNFDIKIEQTLHNEGFHRNLSYLIDFASDDAEENWLYEDCVVGLEQTLPSGVFASHDEVKDHRCKGLIHTIFKTPVNIEQPAKDASPITIQLFSKVERSKTHIYIPVHARYHHASRGGGTVRNIIGPPKLNLMCPDRKLNVCDFPSDAPANNFCAKGVSKESCPWREVPAIMVTDTLFWDVPIGNTDHYYLVASVTTIVIVVGSLYLLNTIHGYKIETERRIRKKQKI